A part of Larkinella insperata genomic DNA contains:
- a CDS encoding anthranilate synthase component II: protein MNVLVIDNYDSFTYNLVYILRELGHTVDVRRNDKITLEEVEAYDKILLSPGPGIPSEAGLMQEIIRTYAPTKSILGICLGHQGISEVFGATLENMSDVYHGVAHRTFIKNTSEQLFKGLPAELMVGRYHSWTVVPNTVPAELVVTAVDEEGRIMGIAHKEYDVRGVQFHPESVLTEHGKEMLQNWLES from the coding sequence ATGAACGTGCTGGTCATTGATAATTACGATTCGTTTACATACAACCTCGTCTACATCCTCCGCGAGCTCGGCCATACCGTTGATGTCCGTCGCAATGATAAAATAACGCTGGAGGAAGTAGAGGCTTATGACAAAATCCTGTTGTCGCCGGGGCCGGGAATACCGTCAGAAGCTGGTTTGATGCAGGAGATCATCCGGACCTATGCCCCGACGAAAAGCATCTTAGGAATTTGTCTTGGTCACCAGGGAATTAGCGAAGTCTTTGGAGCGACCCTAGAAAATATGTCCGACGTTTATCACGGTGTTGCTCATCGTACTTTTATAAAAAACACCTCGGAGCAGTTATTTAAGGGGCTACCGGCAGAGTTAATGGTTGGACGGTATCATTCCTGGACGGTTGTTCCCAACACCGTACCCGCCGAACTAGTGGTTACAGCGGTTGATGAAGAAGGTCGGATCATGGGAATTGCGCACAAAGAATACGACGTGCGGGGTGTTCAGTTCCATCCGGAGTCGGTACTGACGGAGCATGGGAAAGAAATGCTGCAAAACTGGTTGGAATCGTGA
- a CDS encoding class I SAM-dependent methyltransferase, which translates to MQQLGHSVVSIDPIYRFSAGEIATRIEQTYDTVISQLKANAEHYNWTDFRDADEVGIQRMEAMRQFLADYESGKQNGRYQTESLPETSFSDQSFDLALCSHLLFLYSAHLSEDFHLQAVRELLRLAAEVRIFPVIDLTNQPSAFVDTVLAECRQNGHQAELIKVAYHFQKNGDQMLCIRR; encoded by the coding sequence ATGCAGCAGCTTGGGCATTCCGTAGTGTCAATTGATCCAATTTATAGATTCTCGGCGGGCGAAATAGCAACTCGAATTGAGCAAACGTACGATACGGTAATCAGTCAGTTGAAAGCAAATGCTGAACACTATAACTGGACTGATTTTCGGGATGCCGATGAGGTAGGAATTCAACGAATGGAAGCAATGCGGCAATTCCTGGCAGATTACGAAAGTGGCAAGCAGAACGGCCGGTACCAAACGGAGTCGCTCCCGGAAACCTCTTTTTCCGACCAGTCGTTTGATCTGGCGCTTTGTTCTCATTTGCTGTTTCTGTATTCAGCCCATTTGTCCGAAGACTTCCATCTTCAGGCGGTCAGGGAGCTTTTGCGCCTGGCGGCTGAAGTGCGGATTTTTCCGGTGATTGATCTAACCAACCAGCCCTCTGCTTTTGTAGATACCGTTTTGGCCGAATGCCGACAGAATGGTCATCAGGCCGAGTTGATCAAAGTAGCCTATCATTTTCAGAAAAACGGTGACCAAATGCTTTGCATCAGGCGATAA
- the trpD gene encoding anthranilate phosphoribosyltransferase yields the protein MKDILNHLFEYKTLTKEEAQRVLIGISTGQYNTSQIAAFLTVYMMRSITVEELEGFRDAMLELCLPVDLSEYDVMDLCGTGGDGKDTFNISTLAAFVVAGAGQRITKHGNHGVSSMCGSSTVMEYLGYRFTNDYDVLRRKVENAGICFLHAPLFHPAMKNVGPIRKELGVKTFFNVLGPMVNPAFPKKQLVGVFSLELARLYAYLYQQTPKRFMILHALDGYDEVSLTGAFKTISAHAEQVLTPHQIGLPQLSPEQLAGGKSVEDSARIFMNVLKNEATPAQTDAVIANAALALVAAERAATVEEGILQARESLESGRALKSLERLLAD from the coding sequence ATGAAAGACATACTAAACCACTTATTCGAATACAAAACGCTGACGAAAGAAGAAGCGCAGCGCGTCCTGATCGGCATCAGTACAGGGCAGTACAACACCTCGCAAATCGCGGCATTTCTGACAGTTTACATGATGCGTAGCATTACCGTTGAAGAACTGGAAGGCTTTCGGGATGCCATGCTCGAGCTTTGTCTGCCCGTGGATCTGTCGGAATACGATGTGATGGATTTATGCGGAACCGGTGGCGACGGGAAGGATACCTTTAACATTTCTACCCTGGCGGCTTTTGTTGTTGCCGGGGCCGGTCAGCGCATCACCAAGCACGGCAATCACGGTGTGTCGTCCATGTGCGGATCTTCGACGGTGATGGAGTACCTCGGCTACCGATTTACCAACGATTACGATGTTTTACGAAGAAAAGTCGAGAATGCCGGTATCTGTTTCCTGCATGCTCCCCTCTTCCATCCGGCCATGAAAAACGTCGGACCCATTCGGAAAGAGCTGGGTGTAAAAACATTCTTCAATGTCCTGGGACCAATGGTCAACCCGGCTTTCCCGAAAAAACAACTCGTTGGCGTGTTTAGTCTTGAATTAGCCAGATTATATGCGTATCTTTATCAGCAAACCCCCAAGCGGTTTATGATCTTACACGCTCTGGATGGCTATGATGAAGTGTCGCTGACCGGCGCCTTCAAGACGATCTCCGCACACGCTGAGCAAGTACTGACTCCGCACCAAATCGGTTTGCCCCAACTTTCACCCGAACAACTGGCCGGAGGCAAGTCGGTGGAAGACTCCGCCCGAATTTTCATGAATGTCCTGAAAAATGAAGCAACACCCGCCCAAACGGATGCGGTGATCGCCAATGCGGCTTTGGCGTTGGTGGCTGCTGAGCGGGCTGCAACCGTTGAGGAAGGCATTCTGCAGGCGAGGGAGTCATTGGAAAGCGGCCGAGCATTGAAGAGTCTTGAAAGACTGCTGGCCGACTGA
- the trpC gene encoding indole-3-glycerol phosphate synthase TrpC produces MDVLERIIERKQTEVTYQKTVVSQRELEQQPLFSRQPLSARKAILQPGSSGIISEFKRKSPSKGIINDQVSVAETTAGYVRAGAACLSVLTDEPFFGGTSNDLMQARQANPSTPIIRKDFIIDPYQIIEAKAIGADFVLLIASCLTPQQVVDYSQLAHELGLEVLLEVHDEDELANHLTDTVDLVGVNNRNLKTFVTDVQTSVRLSALIPDSFVKVSESGLQKAESIVALRQAGYQSFLIGETFMKTADPAGALQQLIDEVNQLHPLPQKQYIV; encoded by the coding sequence ATGGACGTACTTGAACGGATTATTGAGCGTAAGCAAACCGAAGTAACATATCAAAAAACCGTCGTCTCGCAACGGGAACTTGAACAACAGCCGCTGTTCAGTCGGCAGCCGTTGTCTGCTCGCAAAGCCATTCTCCAGCCCGGATCTTCGGGTATTATTTCCGAGTTTAAGCGCAAGTCTCCCTCAAAAGGCATTATCAACGATCAGGTCTCGGTGGCAGAAACCACGGCAGGCTACGTCCGGGCCGGTGCAGCCTGTTTGTCGGTTTTAACGGATGAACCCTTTTTCGGCGGTACATCCAACGACTTGATGCAGGCCCGCCAGGCTAACCCCTCGACGCCAATTATCCGGAAAGATTTTATCATTGACCCGTATCAAATCATCGAAGCTAAAGCAATTGGGGCTGATTTTGTGCTGCTCATTGCATCTTGCCTGACACCTCAGCAGGTTGTCGACTATAGCCAGTTGGCGCACGAATTGGGGCTGGAAGTTTTGCTCGAAGTACACGATGAGGACGAACTGGCCAACCACCTGACCGATACCGTTGATCTGGTGGGCGTTAACAACCGCAACCTGAAAACGTTTGTGACGGATGTTCAAACGTCCGTGCGGCTTTCGGCGCTGATTCCGGATTCATTCGTTAAAGTTTCGGAAAGCGGTTTGCAAAAAGCCGAATCCATCGTGGCGCTTCGGCAGGCTGGGTACCAAAGCTTTTTGATCGGAGAAACGTTTATGAAAACCGCCGATCCGGCTGGCGCTTTGCAGCAGCTGATCGATGAAGTAAACCAGTTGCATCCATTACCTCAAAAACAATACATCGTATGA
- a CDS encoding phosphoribosylanthranilate isomerase: protein MKVKVCGMRDSDNIRELLALTPDFMGFIFYDKSLRFVGDELEADLLKSFPRSTKKVGVFVNASPDYILRTVKKYDLQYVQLHGNETPDFCRNLRNRGVSIIKAFAVDESFNFSMINNYKPSCDFFLFDAKGEQAGGNGIAFDWGLMSRYDNEKPFFISGGIDASTLNSLEKLKQLKLYGVDINSKVELSPGLKDAVSVKAVITGLKPVEEEETVI, encoded by the coding sequence ATGAAAGTAAAAGTCTGTGGAATGCGGGATTCCGATAACATTCGTGAATTGCTCGCCCTGACACCCGATTTTATGGGGTTTATTTTTTACGACAAATCTCTTCGATTTGTTGGAGATGAATTGGAGGCCGACTTGCTCAAGTCGTTTCCGCGCAGCACAAAAAAGGTAGGGGTGTTCGTTAACGCCAGCCCGGACTACATTCTGCGTACTGTAAAGAAGTACGATCTGCAATACGTTCAGCTGCACGGTAACGAGACGCCGGACTTCTGCCGAAACCTGCGAAACCGGGGTGTTAGCATTATTAAGGCATTTGCCGTTGATGAATCATTCAACTTCAGCATGATCAACAACTACAAACCGTCCTGCGATTTCTTCCTGTTCGATGCGAAAGGAGAACAAGCCGGCGGTAACGGTATTGCGTTTGACTGGGGTCTGATGAGCCGCTACGACAACGAAAAGCCGTTCTTCATCAGTGGAGGAATCGACGCAAGTACCCTCAATTCATTGGAAAAGCTGAAGCAGCTGAAGCTCTACGGAGTTGACATCAACAGCAAAGTAGAATTAAGCCCCGGATTGAAAGATGCGGTTTCCGTGAAAGCTGTCATTACTGGCTTGAAACCCGTCGAAGAAGAGGAAACCGTCATTTAA
- the trpB gene encoding tryptophan synthase subunit beta yields METTEVKSAYQVDDRGYYGTFGGAYIPEMLYPNVEELRQNYLSIIADPSFQREFRELLTDYVGRPTPLFHARRLSETYNTTVYLKREDLCHTGAHKVNNTIGQILVAKRLGKKRIVAETGAGQHGVATATVCALMGLECIVYMGSIDMERQKPNVDRMRMLGASVVPATSGSQTLKDATNEAMRHWINNPVDTHYVIGSVVGPHPYPDMVARFQSVISEEVRKQLHEKTGQSNPNYVIACVGGGSNAAGAFYHYLDQPTVQLIAAEAAGQGIATGHSAATTALGKPGILHGSSTILMQTEDGQVVEPYSISAGLDYPGIGPMHAHLFASGRGTFYSITDQEALNAAFELSRLEGIIPALESSHALACIPKLKAGPDEVTVICLSGRGDKDLAAYTAHLPK; encoded by the coding sequence ATGGAAACTACAGAAGTAAAATCAGCTTACCAGGTCGACGACCGCGGCTATTACGGAACATTTGGTGGAGCGTATATTCCGGAAATGTTGTATCCCAACGTGGAGGAACTGCGTCAGAATTACCTCTCCATTATTGCCGATCCCTCTTTTCAGCGTGAGTTTCGGGAACTACTGACAGATTATGTCGGGCGTCCAACACCCCTTTTTCACGCTCGCCGTCTGTCAGAAACTTATAACACAACCGTGTACCTAAAGCGGGAGGATCTCTGTCATACGGGTGCCCACAAAGTCAACAATACCATTGGGCAAATATTGGTAGCCAAGCGGCTGGGTAAAAAGCGGATTGTTGCCGAAACCGGCGCAGGCCAGCACGGTGTCGCTACCGCAACCGTATGTGCGCTCATGGGGTTGGAGTGTATTGTGTACATGGGCAGCATTGACATGGAGCGCCAGAAGCCCAATGTTGATCGGATGCGGATGCTCGGCGCCAGTGTGGTTCCGGCCACCAGCGGTAGTCAGACGCTCAAAGATGCCACCAACGAGGCCATGCGGCACTGGATCAACAATCCGGTCGATACGCACTATGTCATTGGTTCGGTGGTAGGGCCGCACCCGTACCCCGATATGGTGGCTCGTTTTCAATCCGTTATATCGGAAGAGGTTCGTAAACAATTACACGAAAAAACGGGTCAATCCAATCCTAACTATGTCATTGCCTGCGTAGGTGGAGGAAGTAACGCAGCCGGCGCATTTTATCACTACCTGGATCAACCAACCGTACAGCTCATTGCGGCCGAAGCGGCTGGTCAGGGAATAGCAACCGGTCATTCAGCCGCTACAACAGCGTTGGGAAAACCCGGTATCTTACACGGGAGCAGCACCATTTTGATGCAAACCGAAGACGGGCAGGTTGTTGAACCGTATTCGATCTCCGCCGGGTTAGACTATCCCGGCATTGGCCCCATGCACGCCCACCTGTTTGCTTCCGGACGTGGGACCTTCTACTCCATTACGGATCAGGAAGCGCTGAATGCTGCTTTTGAGCTGAGCCGTCTGGAAGGTATCATTCCAGCCCTGGAATCTTCGCACGCATTAGCTTGTATTCCTAAACTGAAAGCAGGCCCGGACGAGGTGACGGTCATCTGCCTTTCCGGTCGGGGAGACAAAGACCTAGCCGCCTACACAGCCCATCTTCCAAAGTAA
- the trpA gene encoding tryptophan synthase subunit alpha: protein MNRITELFQHKPNQVLNVYFTAGFPQLNDTVPILETLQQAGVDIIEIGMPYSDPVADGETIQQSNQKALNNGMTLRILFDQLKGIREKVKVPILLMGYLNPVVQFGVEEFCRKCAEVGVDGIIVPDLPIDVYERDYKSIFDRYNLLNIFLITPQTSEGRIHQIDQLSDGFVYMVSSASTTGSQKGITDEMKAYFSRIQAMNMKNPRLIGFGIQDYSTFQTASQYANGAIIGSAFVRLLEQNQANKDVAIHNFIQSIRHSAPAEKIISELTA, encoded by the coding sequence ATGAACCGCATTACCGAGTTATTTCAGCATAAACCCAACCAAGTTTTGAACGTTTACTTTACCGCCGGTTTTCCGCAACTAAACGATACCGTGCCGATTCTGGAAACGTTACAGCAGGCCGGAGTAGATATTATTGAAATAGGAATGCCGTACTCGGATCCGGTTGCCGATGGTGAAACGATTCAACAGAGCAATCAAAAAGCCCTGAACAATGGCATGACACTGCGCATTTTATTTGACCAGTTGAAGGGAATTCGGGAAAAAGTTAAAGTGCCTATTCTACTGATGGGCTACTTAAATCCCGTGGTTCAGTTTGGCGTTGAAGAGTTCTGTCGGAAATGCGCCGAGGTTGGTGTAGATGGAATTATTGTGCCTGATTTGCCCATCGACGTCTACGAGCGAGATTACAAATCAATATTTGACCGGTATAATCTGCTGAACATATTTCTAATAACTCCCCAGACGTCTGAAGGGCGGATCCATCAAATTGATCAATTGTCTGACGGGTTCGTTTACATGGTTTCATCAGCCAGCACCACGGGTTCGCAAAAGGGGATTACGGATGAAATGAAAGCTTACTTCAGCCGGATTCAGGCAATGAACATGAAAAACCCGCGGCTGATCGGTTTTGGAATTCAGGATTATTCGACCTTCCAAACGGCCAGCCAGTACGCCAATGGTGCAATTATTGGGAGTGCCTTTGTTCGGTTATTGGAGCAAAACCAGGCGAATAAGGATGTGGCAATCCATAATTTTATCCAGTCAATTCGGCATTCAGCACCGGCGGAGAAAATAATTTCAGAGCTTACCGCTTAA
- a CDS encoding TetR/AcrR family transcriptional regulator, producing MEIKERILSKAEALFWKFGTRSITMDDISRDIGISKKTLYQHFTDKDDIVYQVIQYRMDQNRENVSCRLATAQDPIEEILLASELMRQYLAEMNPALLIDVQRHYPRAWEICTEFKEKFLLESIRSNLKRGIEQGLYRSEIDIEIMARLRVELIRMAYDTDVFPRMLAGMKEVQIQLLHHFVRGILTEKGSIIYNQYVQQYQNDPAFSPK from the coding sequence TTGGAAATCAAGGAGCGTATTTTATCCAAAGCAGAAGCCCTTTTCTGGAAATTTGGTACACGTAGCATCACTATGGACGATATCTCACGGGATATCGGTATTTCTAAGAAAACGCTTTATCAACATTTTACCGATAAGGATGATATTGTCTATCAAGTTATTCAATATCGGATGGATCAGAATCGGGAAAATGTGTCGTGTCGATTAGCGACTGCTCAGGATCCAATTGAAGAGATTCTACTGGCGTCGGAATTAATGCGGCAATATTTGGCAGAAATGAACCCAGCTCTACTAATTGACGTGCAACGGCATTATCCGAGGGCCTGGGAGATTTGTACCGAATTCAAAGAAAAGTTTTTGCTTGAATCCATCCGGTCAAACTTAAAGAGAGGTATAGAACAGGGCCTCTACCGATCGGAAATAGATATTGAAATAATGGCCAGACTTCGCGTAGAACTTATACGCATGGCCTATGATACAGATGTTTTTCCCAGGATGTTGGCGGGTATGAAAGAAGTACAAATTCAGCTACTTCATCATTTTGTGCGTGGGATACTTACTGAAAAAGGATCAATTATCTACAACCAATATGTTCAACAATACCAGAATGACCCCGCATTTTCTCCCAAGTAA
- a CDS encoding TolC family protein, which translates to MGYLLKKDQLSTTNMFNNTRMTPHFLPSKPFLLLLLTGLLGSVMAQTPHDFSLNEAIRFATQQNLNVKNTQLDALSAEARIKEVKGLALPQINVGASATYNAIIQKFIFPAGGFGAPVDSTSTGGGSSNGDDVTAIPFGVKYQGSVAANVNQLIFDASYKIGLRAAATYRELAQKNIAASKINVAEQVAKAYYGVLVSTERLKLLDLNITRVDTLLRETRAMNSQGFVEKIDIDRLEVQLNNLKTDRQNVKNLVDLSYNLLKFQMGLPINAPIQLTDQIETYSQQDLERAAVLDSAFDYGQRIEFSTLQTQITLADLDYQSIGKQYYPRLTAAATYGHNNGRNNFMDFWTTQWFNSAAITLNLNVPVFDGFQKRYAAQQRKIAIDKARQSGELLKNSIDLQIRQATVTLSNNLQTLQSQKRNMDLAQEVVRVTRIKYKEGVGSNIEVLNAETSFREAQTNYFSSLLDYMITKVDLDKALGKLYTGQ; encoded by the coding sequence GTGGGATACTTACTGAAAAAGGATCAATTATCTACAACCAATATGTTCAACAATACCAGAATGACCCCGCATTTTCTCCCAAGTAAACCGTTTCTGCTACTACTGCTTACGGGATTATTGGGTTCGGTAATGGCTCAAACTCCTCATGATTTCTCATTAAATGAAGCTATCCGTTTTGCTACCCAACAAAATCTTAATGTAAAGAATACGCAACTCGATGCACTAAGCGCCGAAGCACGTATTAAGGAAGTGAAAGGCCTCGCGCTACCCCAAATAAATGTTGGAGCGTCGGCAACGTATAATGCCATCATTCAGAAGTTTATTTTTCCTGCGGGTGGTTTCGGTGCGCCCGTGGACTCCACCTCAACCGGTGGGGGAAGTAGCAATGGCGATGATGTTACGGCTATCCCTTTTGGGGTAAAATACCAGGGAAGTGTTGCCGCCAACGTCAACCAATTAATCTTTGACGCATCTTATAAAATCGGTCTCAGAGCTGCAGCGACGTACCGGGAACTGGCTCAGAAAAACATTGCAGCCTCTAAGATCAACGTGGCCGAACAGGTTGCTAAAGCTTATTATGGTGTTCTGGTGAGTACAGAACGGCTAAAGCTGTTGGATTTGAATATCACCCGAGTTGATACGCTTTTGCGGGAAACGAGAGCCATGAACAGCCAGGGATTTGTTGAAAAGATCGACATAGATCGTTTGGAAGTCCAGTTAAATAACTTGAAAACCGACCGGCAAAATGTGAAGAACCTGGTTGACCTAAGTTATAACCTATTGAAATTTCAGATGGGGTTACCCATCAACGCACCCATTCAGTTGACCGACCAGATCGAAACGTATAGCCAGCAGGATCTGGAACGGGCTGCCGTTTTGGACTCGGCTTTTGACTACGGTCAGCGCATCGAATTTTCAACTTTACAGACTCAGATTACACTGGCCGATTTGGATTATCAGAGCATCGGAAAGCAATACTACCCCCGTTTGACCGCGGCTGCCACCTACGGGCACAACAACGGTCGCAATAACTTCATGGATTTCTGGACGACGCAGTGGTTCAATTCAGCGGCTATTACCCTAAACTTGAATGTGCCGGTATTCGACGGCTTTCAAAAACGTTATGCGGCCCAGCAACGGAAGATTGCTATCGACAAGGCCCGGCAAAGCGGAGAACTCCTGAAGAACTCCATCGACCTACAGATCAGGCAGGCAACCGTAACGCTCTCCAATAACCTGCAAACGCTGCAGAGTCAGAAACGCAATATGGATCTGGCGCAGGAAGTGGTCCGGGTTACGCGCATCAAGTATAAGGAAGGCGTCGGTTCTAACATTGAAGTGCTGAACGCCGAAACTTCTTTCCGGGAAGCACAAACCAATTATTTCTCGTCTTTACTGGATTATATGATTACAAAAGTTGACCTCGATAAAGCGCTGGGCAAATTATATACCGGTCAATAA
- a CDS encoding efflux RND transporter periplasmic adaptor subunit gives MKTYYIIGLATALMVSCSSEEKKSDLASKKQELAELKSQQSELSTKIRALETEVAKLDPKQAEQTRIKEVTVTPLAATTFKHFVELQGAIDAKNNVQVSPKSGGAITAVYVKEGDAVKAGTVLAKIDDQILRESLEEIKNQLTLANTVYEKQANLWKQQIGTEIQFLQAKNSKEGLEKRLATLNAQLSQSNVTSPISGIVDRVNVKAGESAMPGVGIVNVVNLSQLKVVAKVADTYAGSVRRGDAVIVRFPDINKELTTRISFVSTTVDPLSRTFTIEAPLPSDNSLKPNMLAQIKINDISKEKAIVINQNLVQSTENGQLVYVAVNENNKKVAKARQVKTGLSYGGQIEITDGLQSGDQIITQGYQELVDGQPINF, from the coding sequence ATGAAAACTTACTACATAATCGGATTGGCAACGGCCTTGATGGTGTCTTGCTCGTCAGAGGAGAAAAAGTCGGACTTGGCGTCTAAAAAGCAGGAACTAGCCGAGTTGAAAAGCCAGCAGAGCGAATTATCAACAAAAATCCGTGCGTTGGAAACCGAGGTTGCCAAACTCGATCCAAAGCAGGCTGAACAAACCAGAATAAAGGAGGTAACCGTAACGCCATTAGCGGCCACTACCTTCAAGCATTTTGTTGAGTTGCAGGGGGCAATTGATGCTAAGAACAACGTGCAGGTAAGCCCAAAATCGGGTGGTGCGATTACGGCGGTCTACGTCAAGGAAGGCGATGCAGTTAAAGCCGGTACGGTGCTGGCCAAGATCGACGATCAGATTTTACGGGAATCTCTGGAAGAAATCAAAAACCAGTTGACGCTGGCAAATACCGTGTACGAAAAGCAGGCTAATCTCTGGAAGCAGCAGATCGGTACGGAGATTCAATTTCTGCAGGCCAAAAATAGCAAGGAAGGACTCGAAAAACGGTTGGCCACTCTGAATGCCCAACTGTCGCAATCGAACGTTACTTCGCCGATTTCGGGGATTGTAGACCGGGTAAACGTGAAGGCGGGTGAATCGGCAATGCCGGGCGTTGGGATTGTCAATGTAGTCAACCTCTCACAGCTCAAAGTAGTGGCGAAAGTGGCGGATACCTACGCGGGCAGTGTGCGCCGGGGCGATGCGGTCATCGTTCGTTTTCCGGATATCAACAAAGAGCTGACAACCCGGATCAGTTTCGTGTCCACCACGGTTGATCCCCTCAGTCGCACGTTTACGATCGAAGCCCCGCTGCCGTCGGACAACAGTCTCAAACCGAACATGCTGGCGCAGATCAAGATCAACGATATTTCAAAAGAGAAAGCCATCGTCATCAACCAGAATCTGGTACAGAGTACAGAAAACGGCCAACTGGTTTATGTAGCGGTCAATGAAAATAACAAGAAAGTAGCCAAAGCCCGGCAGGTGAAAACGGGGTTGAGCTACGGCGGTCAGATTGAAATTACGGACGGGTTGCAATCGGGCGATCAGATTATCACGCAAGGTTATCAGGAGTTAGTGGACGGACAACCGATAAATTTCTAA